The following coding sequences are from one Leucoraja erinacea ecotype New England chromosome 2, Leri_hhj_1, whole genome shotgun sequence window:
- the LOC129705492 gene encoding protein brambleberry-like isoform X2, with the protein MGLRRSLLLLGLACHIAAASSGSFFLHPQPPLPLFERSESEEPPPPPALPELDGCQRAVLGELTLSCSDLSEEHLSKLGMALFNCRAAAEHRPTYPCTPGMGMDAATRKAYLMVRNHARALCHADRQQHLRPRAETTTNCSAHEPACLLEVMNILKDGQAELRELTAASLEKLVNSQKLLLQQQEQLEAWRQDVESSINANLEKLAQGRAVPAGGHQLIAELIEGITLTVDNVSEQLVHQDLQLHQGQQTILAHLLEVGARLHQLDTKLEWKLALFAAHQSQTAVHHEQLEKLQKMNETVRHVLGHLEQGESLRMNTLQHFLNWTGRDLHVMYTCVVHTSCFLAAAIIMTFLQTPGFSRAVLLVLVLLNALFQLNHCASLDLTSLSAFLTLTVVGNWMLINCFGCRMRTSVWTPVLLRSQRPGFFTSTPERKCAYSEWGEEGENMDHDSLQGKGSPHGTAGAGLQNEDTECWSNSAGNNALESACFIRGSPLTPAPVETVQPTTNPVAYSFKVPAPLMALLPLQNPPPLPNCAQWEAAEKNTVGENHRLQHHTSVFEAETFVLHDSAGSTGSLSRRLPCCGITRTGQQCRNKAASGREFCRVHGSEQTLACR; encoded by the exons ATGGGTCTCCGCCGCTCCCTCCTCCTGCTCGGCCTCGCCTGCCACATCGCCGccgcctcctccggcagcttcttCCTCCACCCGCAGCCGCCCCTACCCCTCTTCGAGAGGAGCGAGTCCGAGGAGCCACCGCCACCGCCGGCCCTGCCCGAGCTGGACGGCTGCCAGCGGGCG GTGTTGGGCGAGTTGACGCTGTCCTGCAGTGATCTTTCGGAAGAGCACCTTTCCAAGCTTGGGATGGCCTTATTCAACTGCCGAGCAGCTGCTGAGCACCGTCCAACCTACCCCTGCACTCCGGGCATG GGCATGGATGCCGCCACGCGTAAAGCCTACCTCATGGTGAGAAACCATGCCCGCGCTCTGTGCCACGCCGACCGGCAGCAACACCTCAGGCCACGCGCCGAGACCACCACCAACTGCTCGGCACACGAACCCGCCTGTCTGTTGGAAGTCATGAACATCCTGAAG GATGGGCAAGCGGAGCTGAGAGAGCTGACTGCTGCTTCACTGGAGAAGCTGGTGAACAGCCAGAAGTTGCTGCTACAGCAGCAAGAGCAGCTCGAGGCTTGGCGGCAGGATGTGGAGTCCTCCATCAATGCAAACCTGGAGAAGCTGGCCCAAGGAAGGGCGGTCCCTGCTGGTGGGCACCAGCTGATTGCCGAGCTGATTGAGGGCATCACACTAACTGTGG ACAATGTGAGTGAACAGTTGGTCCACCAGGACCTGCAGCTGCACCAAGGCCAGCAGACAATTCTAGCCCACCTCTTGGAAGTCGGAGCACGCCTTCATCAGCTCGATACCAAGCTGG AGTGGAAGCTGGCCTTGTTTGCTGCCCATCAGTCCCAGACGGCTGTCCACCACGAGCAGTTGGAGAAGCTGCAGAAGATGAACGAGACAGTGAGGCATGTGCTCGGACACTTGGAGCAAGGAGAGAGCCTGAGAATGAACACACTGCAGCACTTCCTCAACTGGACCG GGAGAGACCTGCATGTGATGTACACGTGTGTTGTACACACCAGCTGTTTCCTGGCTGCTGCCATCATCATGACCTTTCTACAAACACCAGGCTTCTCCAGAGCAGTCTTGTTGGTACTAGTCCTGCTAAACGCCCTGTTCCAGCTCAACCATTGTGCCTCCTTGGACTTGACGAGCCTCAGTGCCTTTCTGACTCTGACTGTGGTTG GTAACTGGATGCTGATTAATTGCTTTGGCTGCCGAATGAGGACATCTGTGTGGACTCCTGTTCTCCTGCGTTCCCAGAGGCCAGGGttcttcacctccacccctgaaCG AAAGTGTGCATATTCTGAATGGGGAGAGGAAGGTGAGAACATGGATCACGACAGCTTGCAAGGCAAGGGGTCGCCGcacggaactgcaggtgctggtttgcaaaatgaagacacggagtgctggagtaactcggcag GAAACAATGCTTTGGAAAGCGCGTGTTTTATCAGAGGTAGCCCGCTAACACCAGCTCCTGTTGAGACCGTGCAGCCCACCACAAATCCAGTGGCGTATTCCTTCAAAGTTCCTGCACCTCTAATGGCCCTCTTACCTCTGCAAAATCCACCGCCATTGCCCAACTGTGCTCAATGGGAAGCTGCTGAGAAAAAC actgtgggagaaaaccatcGCCTCCAACATCATACCAGCGTGTTTGAAGCTGAGACCTTTGTTCTTCACGATTCTGCTGGCAGCACTGG CTCCCTGTCCCGGAGGCTGCCCTGCTGCGGCATTACCAGGACTGGCCAGCAGTGCCGGAACAAAGCTGCTTCCGGAAGGGAATTCTGCAGAGTCCACGGCTCGGAGCAGACTCTGGCGTGCAGGTAA
- the LOC129705492 gene encoding protein brambleberry-like isoform X3, which translates to MGLRRSLLLLGLACHIAAASSGSFFLHPQPPLPLFERSESEEPPPPPALPELDGCQRAVLGELTLSCSDLSEEHLSKLGMALFNCRAAAEHRPTYPCTPGMALSDCTQGMDAATRKAYLMVRNHARALCHADRQQHLRPRAETTTNCSAHEPACLLEVMNILKDGQAELRELTAASLEKLVNSQKLLLQQQEQLEAWRQDVESSINANLEKLAQGRAVPAGGHQLIAELIEGITLTVDNVSEQLVHQDLQLHQGQQTILAHLLEVGARLHQLDTKLEWKLALFAAHQSQTAVHHEQLEKLQKMNETVRHVLGHLEQGESLRMNTLQHFLNWTGRDLHVMYTCVVHTSCFLAAAIIMTFLQTPGFSRAVLLVLVLLNALFQLNHCASLDLTSLSAFLTLTVVGNWMLINCFGCRMRTSVWTPVLLRSQRPGFFTSTPERKCAYSEWGEEGENMDHDSLQGKGSPHGTAGNNALESACFIRGSPLTPAPVETVQPTTNPVAYSFKVPAPLMALLPLQNPPPLPNCAQWEAAEKNTVGENHRLQHHTSVFEAETFVLHDSAGSTGSLSRRLPCCGITRTGQQCRNKAASGREFCRVHGSEQTLACR; encoded by the exons ATGGGTCTCCGCCGCTCCCTCCTCCTGCTCGGCCTCGCCTGCCACATCGCCGccgcctcctccggcagcttcttCCTCCACCCGCAGCCGCCCCTACCCCTCTTCGAGAGGAGCGAGTCCGAGGAGCCACCGCCACCGCCGGCCCTGCCCGAGCTGGACGGCTGCCAGCGGGCG GTGTTGGGCGAGTTGACGCTGTCCTGCAGTGATCTTTCGGAAGAGCACCTTTCCAAGCTTGGGATGGCCTTATTCAACTGCCGAGCAGCTGCTGAGCACCGTCCAACCTACCCCTGCACTCCGGGCATG GCACTGTCTGATTGTACGCAGGGCATGGATGCCGCCACGCGTAAAGCCTACCTCATGGTGAGAAACCATGCCCGCGCTCTGTGCCACGCCGACCGGCAGCAACACCTCAGGCCACGCGCCGAGACCACCACCAACTGCTCGGCACACGAACCCGCCTGTCTGTTGGAAGTCATGAACATCCTGAAG GATGGGCAAGCGGAGCTGAGAGAGCTGACTGCTGCTTCACTGGAGAAGCTGGTGAACAGCCAGAAGTTGCTGCTACAGCAGCAAGAGCAGCTCGAGGCTTGGCGGCAGGATGTGGAGTCCTCCATCAATGCAAACCTGGAGAAGCTGGCCCAAGGAAGGGCGGTCCCTGCTGGTGGGCACCAGCTGATTGCCGAGCTGATTGAGGGCATCACACTAACTGTGG ACAATGTGAGTGAACAGTTGGTCCACCAGGACCTGCAGCTGCACCAAGGCCAGCAGACAATTCTAGCCCACCTCTTGGAAGTCGGAGCACGCCTTCATCAGCTCGATACCAAGCTGG AGTGGAAGCTGGCCTTGTTTGCTGCCCATCAGTCCCAGACGGCTGTCCACCACGAGCAGTTGGAGAAGCTGCAGAAGATGAACGAGACAGTGAGGCATGTGCTCGGACACTTGGAGCAAGGAGAGAGCCTGAGAATGAACACACTGCAGCACTTCCTCAACTGGACCG GGAGAGACCTGCATGTGATGTACACGTGTGTTGTACACACCAGCTGTTTCCTGGCTGCTGCCATCATCATGACCTTTCTACAAACACCAGGCTTCTCCAGAGCAGTCTTGTTGGTACTAGTCCTGCTAAACGCCCTGTTCCAGCTCAACCATTGTGCCTCCTTGGACTTGACGAGCCTCAGTGCCTTTCTGACTCTGACTGTGGTTG GTAACTGGATGCTGATTAATTGCTTTGGCTGCCGAATGAGGACATCTGTGTGGACTCCTGTTCTCCTGCGTTCCCAGAGGCCAGGGttcttcacctccacccctgaaCG AAAGTGTGCATATTCTGAATGGGGAGAGGAAGGTGAGAACATGGATCACGACAGCTTGCAAGGCAAGGGGTCGCCGcacggaactgcag GAAACAATGCTTTGGAAAGCGCGTGTTTTATCAGAGGTAGCCCGCTAACACCAGCTCCTGTTGAGACCGTGCAGCCCACCACAAATCCAGTGGCGTATTCCTTCAAAGTTCCTGCACCTCTAATGGCCCTCTTACCTCTGCAAAATCCACCGCCATTGCCCAACTGTGCTCAATGGGAAGCTGCTGAGAAAAAC actgtgggagaaaaccatcGCCTCCAACATCATACCAGCGTGTTTGAAGCTGAGACCTTTGTTCTTCACGATTCTGCTGGCAGCACTGG CTCCCTGTCCCGGAGGCTGCCCTGCTGCGGCATTACCAGGACTGGCCAGCAGTGCCGGAACAAAGCTGCTTCCGGAAGGGAATTCTGCAGAGTCCACGGCTCGGAGCAGACTCTGGCGTGCAGGTAA
- the LOC129705492 gene encoding protein brambleberry-like isoform X1 produces the protein MGLRRSLLLLGLACHIAAASSGSFFLHPQPPLPLFERSESEEPPPPPALPELDGCQRAVLGELTLSCSDLSEEHLSKLGMALFNCRAAAEHRPTYPCTPGMALSDCTQGMDAATRKAYLMVRNHARALCHADRQQHLRPRAETTTNCSAHEPACLLEVMNILKDGQAELRELTAASLEKLVNSQKLLLQQQEQLEAWRQDVESSINANLEKLAQGRAVPAGGHQLIAELIEGITLTVDNVSEQLVHQDLQLHQGQQTILAHLLEVGARLHQLDTKLEWKLALFAAHQSQTAVHHEQLEKLQKMNETVRHVLGHLEQGESLRMNTLQHFLNWTGRDLHVMYTCVVHTSCFLAAAIIMTFLQTPGFSRAVLLVLVLLNALFQLNHCASLDLTSLSAFLTLTVVGNWMLINCFGCRMRTSVWTPVLLRSQRPGFFTSTPERKCAYSEWGEEGENMDHDSLQGKGSPHGTAGAGLQNEDTECWSNSAGNNALESACFIRGSPLTPAPVETVQPTTNPVAYSFKVPAPLMALLPLQNPPPLPNCAQWEAAEKNTVGENHRLQHHTSVFEAETFVLHDSAGSTGSLSRRLPCCGITRTGQQCRNKAASGREFCRVHGSEQTLACR, from the exons ATGGGTCTCCGCCGCTCCCTCCTCCTGCTCGGCCTCGCCTGCCACATCGCCGccgcctcctccggcagcttcttCCTCCACCCGCAGCCGCCCCTACCCCTCTTCGAGAGGAGCGAGTCCGAGGAGCCACCGCCACCGCCGGCCCTGCCCGAGCTGGACGGCTGCCAGCGGGCG GTGTTGGGCGAGTTGACGCTGTCCTGCAGTGATCTTTCGGAAGAGCACCTTTCCAAGCTTGGGATGGCCTTATTCAACTGCCGAGCAGCTGCTGAGCACCGTCCAACCTACCCCTGCACTCCGGGCATG GCACTGTCTGATTGTACGCAGGGCATGGATGCCGCCACGCGTAAAGCCTACCTCATGGTGAGAAACCATGCCCGCGCTCTGTGCCACGCCGACCGGCAGCAACACCTCAGGCCACGCGCCGAGACCACCACCAACTGCTCGGCACACGAACCCGCCTGTCTGTTGGAAGTCATGAACATCCTGAAG GATGGGCAAGCGGAGCTGAGAGAGCTGACTGCTGCTTCACTGGAGAAGCTGGTGAACAGCCAGAAGTTGCTGCTACAGCAGCAAGAGCAGCTCGAGGCTTGGCGGCAGGATGTGGAGTCCTCCATCAATGCAAACCTGGAGAAGCTGGCCCAAGGAAGGGCGGTCCCTGCTGGTGGGCACCAGCTGATTGCCGAGCTGATTGAGGGCATCACACTAACTGTGG ACAATGTGAGTGAACAGTTGGTCCACCAGGACCTGCAGCTGCACCAAGGCCAGCAGACAATTCTAGCCCACCTCTTGGAAGTCGGAGCACGCCTTCATCAGCTCGATACCAAGCTGG AGTGGAAGCTGGCCTTGTTTGCTGCCCATCAGTCCCAGACGGCTGTCCACCACGAGCAGTTGGAGAAGCTGCAGAAGATGAACGAGACAGTGAGGCATGTGCTCGGACACTTGGAGCAAGGAGAGAGCCTGAGAATGAACACACTGCAGCACTTCCTCAACTGGACCG GGAGAGACCTGCATGTGATGTACACGTGTGTTGTACACACCAGCTGTTTCCTGGCTGCTGCCATCATCATGACCTTTCTACAAACACCAGGCTTCTCCAGAGCAGTCTTGTTGGTACTAGTCCTGCTAAACGCCCTGTTCCAGCTCAACCATTGTGCCTCCTTGGACTTGACGAGCCTCAGTGCCTTTCTGACTCTGACTGTGGTTG GTAACTGGATGCTGATTAATTGCTTTGGCTGCCGAATGAGGACATCTGTGTGGACTCCTGTTCTCCTGCGTTCCCAGAGGCCAGGGttcttcacctccacccctgaaCG AAAGTGTGCATATTCTGAATGGGGAGAGGAAGGTGAGAACATGGATCACGACAGCTTGCAAGGCAAGGGGTCGCCGcacggaactgcaggtgctggtttgcaaaatgaagacacggagtgctggagtaactcggcag GAAACAATGCTTTGGAAAGCGCGTGTTTTATCAGAGGTAGCCCGCTAACACCAGCTCCTGTTGAGACCGTGCAGCCCACCACAAATCCAGTGGCGTATTCCTTCAAAGTTCCTGCACCTCTAATGGCCCTCTTACCTCTGCAAAATCCACCGCCATTGCCCAACTGTGCTCAATGGGAAGCTGCTGAGAAAAAC actgtgggagaaaaccatcGCCTCCAACATCATACCAGCGTGTTTGAAGCTGAGACCTTTGTTCTTCACGATTCTGCTGGCAGCACTGG CTCCCTGTCCCGGAGGCTGCCCTGCTGCGGCATTACCAGGACTGGCCAGCAGTGCCGGAACAAAGCTGCTTCCGGAAGGGAATTCTGCAGAGTCCACGGCTCGGAGCAGACTCTGGCGTGCAGGTAA
- the LOC129705492 gene encoding protein brambleberry-like isoform X4 has translation MGLRRSLLLLGLACHIAAASSGSFFLHPQPPLPLFERSESEEPPPPPALPELDGCQRAVLGELTLSCSDLSEEHLSKLGMALFNCRAAAEHRPTYPCTPGMALSDCTQGMDAATRKAYLMVRNHARALCHADRQQHLRPRAETTTNCSAHEPACLLEVMNILKDGQAELRELTAASLEKLVNSQKLLLQQQEQLEAWRQDVESSINANLEKLAQGRAVPAGGHQLIAELIEGITLTVDNVSEQLVHQDLQLHQGQQTILAHLLEVGARLHQLDTKLEWKLALFAAHQSQTAVHHEQLEKLQKMNETVRHVLGHLEQGESLRMNTLQHFLNWTGRDLHVMYTCVVHTSCFLAAAIIMTFLQTPGFSRAVLLVLVLLNALFQLNHCASLDLTSLSAFLTLTVVGNWMLINCFGCRMRTSVWTPVLLRSQRPGFFTSTPERKCAYSEWGEEGNNALESACFIRGSPLTPAPVETVQPTTNPVAYSFKVPAPLMALLPLQNPPPLPNCAQWEAAEKNTVGENHRLQHHTSVFEAETFVLHDSAGSTGSLSRRLPCCGITRTGQQCRNKAASGREFCRVHGSEQTLACR, from the exons ATGGGTCTCCGCCGCTCCCTCCTCCTGCTCGGCCTCGCCTGCCACATCGCCGccgcctcctccggcagcttcttCCTCCACCCGCAGCCGCCCCTACCCCTCTTCGAGAGGAGCGAGTCCGAGGAGCCACCGCCACCGCCGGCCCTGCCCGAGCTGGACGGCTGCCAGCGGGCG GTGTTGGGCGAGTTGACGCTGTCCTGCAGTGATCTTTCGGAAGAGCACCTTTCCAAGCTTGGGATGGCCTTATTCAACTGCCGAGCAGCTGCTGAGCACCGTCCAACCTACCCCTGCACTCCGGGCATG GCACTGTCTGATTGTACGCAGGGCATGGATGCCGCCACGCGTAAAGCCTACCTCATGGTGAGAAACCATGCCCGCGCTCTGTGCCACGCCGACCGGCAGCAACACCTCAGGCCACGCGCCGAGACCACCACCAACTGCTCGGCACACGAACCCGCCTGTCTGTTGGAAGTCATGAACATCCTGAAG GATGGGCAAGCGGAGCTGAGAGAGCTGACTGCTGCTTCACTGGAGAAGCTGGTGAACAGCCAGAAGTTGCTGCTACAGCAGCAAGAGCAGCTCGAGGCTTGGCGGCAGGATGTGGAGTCCTCCATCAATGCAAACCTGGAGAAGCTGGCCCAAGGAAGGGCGGTCCCTGCTGGTGGGCACCAGCTGATTGCCGAGCTGATTGAGGGCATCACACTAACTGTGG ACAATGTGAGTGAACAGTTGGTCCACCAGGACCTGCAGCTGCACCAAGGCCAGCAGACAATTCTAGCCCACCTCTTGGAAGTCGGAGCACGCCTTCATCAGCTCGATACCAAGCTGG AGTGGAAGCTGGCCTTGTTTGCTGCCCATCAGTCCCAGACGGCTGTCCACCACGAGCAGTTGGAGAAGCTGCAGAAGATGAACGAGACAGTGAGGCATGTGCTCGGACACTTGGAGCAAGGAGAGAGCCTGAGAATGAACACACTGCAGCACTTCCTCAACTGGACCG GGAGAGACCTGCATGTGATGTACACGTGTGTTGTACACACCAGCTGTTTCCTGGCTGCTGCCATCATCATGACCTTTCTACAAACACCAGGCTTCTCCAGAGCAGTCTTGTTGGTACTAGTCCTGCTAAACGCCCTGTTCCAGCTCAACCATTGTGCCTCCTTGGACTTGACGAGCCTCAGTGCCTTTCTGACTCTGACTGTGGTTG GTAACTGGATGCTGATTAATTGCTTTGGCTGCCGAATGAGGACATCTGTGTGGACTCCTGTTCTCCTGCGTTCCCAGAGGCCAGGGttcttcacctccacccctgaaCG AAAGTGTGCATATTCTGAATGGGGAGAGGAAG GAAACAATGCTTTGGAAAGCGCGTGTTTTATCAGAGGTAGCCCGCTAACACCAGCTCCTGTTGAGACCGTGCAGCCCACCACAAATCCAGTGGCGTATTCCTTCAAAGTTCCTGCACCTCTAATGGCCCTCTTACCTCTGCAAAATCCACCGCCATTGCCCAACTGTGCTCAATGGGAAGCTGCTGAGAAAAAC actgtgggagaaaaccatcGCCTCCAACATCATACCAGCGTGTTTGAAGCTGAGACCTTTGTTCTTCACGATTCTGCTGGCAGCACTGG CTCCCTGTCCCGGAGGCTGCCCTGCTGCGGCATTACCAGGACTGGCCAGCAGTGCCGGAACAAAGCTGCTTCCGGAAGGGAATTCTGCAGAGTCCACGGCTCGGAGCAGACTCTGGCGTGCAGGTAA
- the LOC129705492 gene encoding protein brambleberry-like isoform X6: MALFNCRAAAEHRPTYPCTPGMALSDCTQGMDAATRKAYLMVRNHARALCHADRQQHLRPRAETTTNCSAHEPACLLEVMNILKDGQAELRELTAASLEKLVNSQKLLLQQQEQLEAWRQDVESSINANLEKLAQGRAVPAGGHQLIAELIEGITLTVDNVSEQLVHQDLQLHQGQQTILAHLLEVGARLHQLDTKLEWKLALFAAHQSQTAVHHEQLEKLQKMNETVRHVLGHLEQGESLRMNTLQHFLNWTGRDLHVMYTCVVHTSCFLAAAIIMTFLQTPGFSRAVLLVLVLLNALFQLNHCASLDLTSLSAFLTLTVVGNWMLINCFGCRMRTSVWTPVLLRSQRPGFFTSTPERKCAYSEWGEEGENMDHDSLQGKGSPHGTAGAGLQNEDTECWSNSAGNNALESACFIRGSPLTPAPVETVQPTTNPVAYSFKVPAPLMALLPLQNPPPLPNCAQWEAAEKNTVGENHRLQHHTSVFEAETFVLHDSAGSTGSLSRRLPCCGITRTGQQCRNKAASGREFCRVHGSEQTLACR, translated from the exons ATGGCCTTATTCAACTGCCGAGCAGCTGCTGAGCACCGTCCAACCTACCCCTGCACTCCGGGCATG GCACTGTCTGATTGTACGCAGGGCATGGATGCCGCCACGCGTAAAGCCTACCTCATGGTGAGAAACCATGCCCGCGCTCTGTGCCACGCCGACCGGCAGCAACACCTCAGGCCACGCGCCGAGACCACCACCAACTGCTCGGCACACGAACCCGCCTGTCTGTTGGAAGTCATGAACATCCTGAAG GATGGGCAAGCGGAGCTGAGAGAGCTGACTGCTGCTTCACTGGAGAAGCTGGTGAACAGCCAGAAGTTGCTGCTACAGCAGCAAGAGCAGCTCGAGGCTTGGCGGCAGGATGTGGAGTCCTCCATCAATGCAAACCTGGAGAAGCTGGCCCAAGGAAGGGCGGTCCCTGCTGGTGGGCACCAGCTGATTGCCGAGCTGATTGAGGGCATCACACTAACTGTGG ACAATGTGAGTGAACAGTTGGTCCACCAGGACCTGCAGCTGCACCAAGGCCAGCAGACAATTCTAGCCCACCTCTTGGAAGTCGGAGCACGCCTTCATCAGCTCGATACCAAGCTGG AGTGGAAGCTGGCCTTGTTTGCTGCCCATCAGTCCCAGACGGCTGTCCACCACGAGCAGTTGGAGAAGCTGCAGAAGATGAACGAGACAGTGAGGCATGTGCTCGGACACTTGGAGCAAGGAGAGAGCCTGAGAATGAACACACTGCAGCACTTCCTCAACTGGACCG GGAGAGACCTGCATGTGATGTACACGTGTGTTGTACACACCAGCTGTTTCCTGGCTGCTGCCATCATCATGACCTTTCTACAAACACCAGGCTTCTCCAGAGCAGTCTTGTTGGTACTAGTCCTGCTAAACGCCCTGTTCCAGCTCAACCATTGTGCCTCCTTGGACTTGACGAGCCTCAGTGCCTTTCTGACTCTGACTGTGGTTG GTAACTGGATGCTGATTAATTGCTTTGGCTGCCGAATGAGGACATCTGTGTGGACTCCTGTTCTCCTGCGTTCCCAGAGGCCAGGGttcttcacctccacccctgaaCG AAAGTGTGCATATTCTGAATGGGGAGAGGAAGGTGAGAACATGGATCACGACAGCTTGCAAGGCAAGGGGTCGCCGcacggaactgcaggtgctggtttgcaaaatgaagacacggagtgctggagtaactcggcag GAAACAATGCTTTGGAAAGCGCGTGTTTTATCAGAGGTAGCCCGCTAACACCAGCTCCTGTTGAGACCGTGCAGCCCACCACAAATCCAGTGGCGTATTCCTTCAAAGTTCCTGCACCTCTAATGGCCCTCTTACCTCTGCAAAATCCACCGCCATTGCCCAACTGTGCTCAATGGGAAGCTGCTGAGAAAAAC actgtgggagaaaaccatcGCCTCCAACATCATACCAGCGTGTTTGAAGCTGAGACCTTTGTTCTTCACGATTCTGCTGGCAGCACTGG CTCCCTGTCCCGGAGGCTGCCCTGCTGCGGCATTACCAGGACTGGCCAGCAGTGCCGGAACAAAGCTGCTTCCGGAAGGGAATTCTGCAGAGTCCACGGCTCGGAGCAGACTCTGGCGTGCAGGTAA
- the LOC129705492 gene encoding protein brambleberry-like isoform X5 gives MVLGELTLSCSDLSEEHLSKLGMALFNCRAAAEHRPTYPCTPGMALSDCTQGMDAATRKAYLMVRNHARALCHADRQQHLRPRAETTTNCSAHEPACLLEVMNILKDGQAELRELTAASLEKLVNSQKLLLQQQEQLEAWRQDVESSINANLEKLAQGRAVPAGGHQLIAELIEGITLTVDNVSEQLVHQDLQLHQGQQTILAHLLEVGARLHQLDTKLEWKLALFAAHQSQTAVHHEQLEKLQKMNETVRHVLGHLEQGESLRMNTLQHFLNWTGRDLHVMYTCVVHTSCFLAAAIIMTFLQTPGFSRAVLLVLVLLNALFQLNHCASLDLTSLSAFLTLTVVGNWMLINCFGCRMRTSVWTPVLLRSQRPGFFTSTPERKCAYSEWGEEGENMDHDSLQGKGSPHGTAGAGLQNEDTECWSNSAGNNALESACFIRGSPLTPAPVETVQPTTNPVAYSFKVPAPLMALLPLQNPPPLPNCAQWEAAEKNTVGENHRLQHHTSVFEAETFVLHDSAGSTGSLSRRLPCCGITRTGQQCRNKAASGREFCRVHGSEQTLACR, from the exons ATG GTGTTGGGCGAGTTGACGCTGTCCTGCAGTGATCTTTCGGAAGAGCACCTTTCCAAGCTTGGGATGGCCTTATTCAACTGCCGAGCAGCTGCTGAGCACCGTCCAACCTACCCCTGCACTCCGGGCATG GCACTGTCTGATTGTACGCAGGGCATGGATGCCGCCACGCGTAAAGCCTACCTCATGGTGAGAAACCATGCCCGCGCTCTGTGCCACGCCGACCGGCAGCAACACCTCAGGCCACGCGCCGAGACCACCACCAACTGCTCGGCACACGAACCCGCCTGTCTGTTGGAAGTCATGAACATCCTGAAG GATGGGCAAGCGGAGCTGAGAGAGCTGACTGCTGCTTCACTGGAGAAGCTGGTGAACAGCCAGAAGTTGCTGCTACAGCAGCAAGAGCAGCTCGAGGCTTGGCGGCAGGATGTGGAGTCCTCCATCAATGCAAACCTGGAGAAGCTGGCCCAAGGAAGGGCGGTCCCTGCTGGTGGGCACCAGCTGATTGCCGAGCTGATTGAGGGCATCACACTAACTGTGG ACAATGTGAGTGAACAGTTGGTCCACCAGGACCTGCAGCTGCACCAAGGCCAGCAGACAATTCTAGCCCACCTCTTGGAAGTCGGAGCACGCCTTCATCAGCTCGATACCAAGCTGG AGTGGAAGCTGGCCTTGTTTGCTGCCCATCAGTCCCAGACGGCTGTCCACCACGAGCAGTTGGAGAAGCTGCAGAAGATGAACGAGACAGTGAGGCATGTGCTCGGACACTTGGAGCAAGGAGAGAGCCTGAGAATGAACACACTGCAGCACTTCCTCAACTGGACCG GGAGAGACCTGCATGTGATGTACACGTGTGTTGTACACACCAGCTGTTTCCTGGCTGCTGCCATCATCATGACCTTTCTACAAACACCAGGCTTCTCCAGAGCAGTCTTGTTGGTACTAGTCCTGCTAAACGCCCTGTTCCAGCTCAACCATTGTGCCTCCTTGGACTTGACGAGCCTCAGTGCCTTTCTGACTCTGACTGTGGTTG GTAACTGGATGCTGATTAATTGCTTTGGCTGCCGAATGAGGACATCTGTGTGGACTCCTGTTCTCCTGCGTTCCCAGAGGCCAGGGttcttcacctccacccctgaaCG AAAGTGTGCATATTCTGAATGGGGAGAGGAAGGTGAGAACATGGATCACGACAGCTTGCAAGGCAAGGGGTCGCCGcacggaactgcaggtgctggtttgcaaaatgaagacacggagtgctggagtaactcggcag GAAACAATGCTTTGGAAAGCGCGTGTTTTATCAGAGGTAGCCCGCTAACACCAGCTCCTGTTGAGACCGTGCAGCCCACCACAAATCCAGTGGCGTATTCCTTCAAAGTTCCTGCACCTCTAATGGCCCTCTTACCTCTGCAAAATCCACCGCCATTGCCCAACTGTGCTCAATGGGAAGCTGCTGAGAAAAAC actgtgggagaaaaccatcGCCTCCAACATCATACCAGCGTGTTTGAAGCTGAGACCTTTGTTCTTCACGATTCTGCTGGCAGCACTGG CTCCCTGTCCCGGAGGCTGCCCTGCTGCGGCATTACCAGGACTGGCCAGCAGTGCCGGAACAAAGCTGCTTCCGGAAGGGAATTCTGCAGAGTCCACGGCTCGGAGCAGACTCTGGCGTGCAGGTAA